Within the Candidatus Binatia bacterium genome, the region CCATCTGCCTCTTCAACTCCTCCGACGCCGACAGGAAGGGCATCAGGGCATCGGTCGCTGTGGCCCCGACGGCGAGGGCGTTGACGCGCACCCGCGGGGCGAACTCGAACGCCAGCATCCGGGTCATGTGCGAAAGTGCGGCCTTGGCCGTGCCGTAGGCGACGAACCCCACATCGACAAAATGCGCCAGCGCGCTCGATATGTTCACGATGGAACCGCCGCCGGCCTTGAGCATGTGAGGGACGCTCAGGCGCGTGAGCAAAAACGCCGAGCCCACGTTGAAGTGGAATGCCGCTTCGAAGTCTTTCTGGCTGAGATCCAGCGCCGCGGTCGGCGCCGTGCCGCCGGCGTTGTTGACGATGATATCGATACGTCCGAACTTCTTGACGGTTTGTGCGACGACCTCTTCGATCTGCGAGGAAACGTTGACGTCGCACGGGACCGCTAACGCCTGGCCGCCCAGCGCGCGGATCTGCTCAGCGACCTTCTCGAGCCGGTCCGGGGTGCGTGCAGCGCACACCACGGATGCGCCCATCTCCGCGAATGCCAGGGCGCTCGCTCTGCCGATGCCGGCACTGGCCCCGGTGACGATGGCAACCTTTTTGTCGAGTCGAAAACGATCAAGAATCATGTCCTTCTCCTATTGTGCGATTCGGCATCCCGTCTCTAATGATACCGGTGGCGTTCCACCGCGAGCTACCTTTATCCCGCCATCGTCGGCAGGTGCAACACAACCGCAGGTGGCGGGCTTGCCCCTGAGCCCGTCTGCCGCTTCTTGACCCTGAGCCGCGTCTGACTATCCTCAGTGAGGAACTGGCAGTTCGGAGGATGGAGATACTGAATGCGGAAGAGCAGTCCCAAGCCCACGCTGCGCGACCTCGGCGCCTTCAGCATCCTGCTGTTGATCCTCGTCGGGCACCTGGCTGTCCCGGCACGTGCCGAAACTGAACTGCACAAGCTCGAGCGACGGTTGCTACGGCCTCCGGCGATTCATGTCGAGCCAGGGTTCACGGCGCGGGTCATCGTGCCGCCGGGAGAGCTCTACGATCCCGCCTGGATGCGGCCGCGCGGTGCCGTCGTGTGGGTCAACGATGATGGCGGGGAAGAGGGCGACAAGGGCGGTCGGATTGTCGCCATCGATCGAAGCGGTGGCATCGTGCCGGTCGCCGATCTCGGCACGCTCTTGCCGGTGGTTGGCTTCGACGTCGCGCCGGATGGCTTTGGAACTTACGGGGGAGACATCTTCACGCTGGCGCAGGCGCGCGCCGGGCTCGCGGCGGCGAGCGCGAATCACGTCATTCAGCGGGTACAGCTGCACCGGCCGCCCACTGCCAGCGTTTTCTGCACGCTGCCAAACAACGGGACGGTGAACCAAGGGGTGAGTGGGTTCGGGGCCGCCGCCGGCTTTGGGCCCGAACACAGCCCCTTCGCTGGGAAGTTTTTCGCGGTGACCATGCTGAACGCCACGGTCTATCAAGTGACGGCGGACGGTGCATGCACGCCTTTCGCGACCTTCGACCCCACGCGTGTTGGCGTACCGTTGGGGCTGCAGTTCGCCACCGATCACGCCACCATGTTGGTGTCGGTGAGCAAGCATGGAGCCTCGGGCGACGCGGGCGCCCAGCGTGGCGCAATCGTACGCGTGCGGCCGGATGGCGGCATTGAAGATGAGCCAGTTGCCAGCGGTCTCGCCGTCCCCACCGGCATGGACTTCGCCCCGGAAGGGTTTGGCTCGTATGGCGGGCAATTGTTCGTGGCCGATGCCGGCGACTTCGGCATACCGGTGAAGATGACGCAGCCGGTGGCCGACGATGGCACCGTCTATCGCATCACGCCTGACGGCCGCGCGCATCTGGTCGCCTCCGGATTCTTCAATCCATCGGGCGTGCGCTT harbors:
- a CDS encoding glucose 1-dehydrogenase, which codes for MILDRFRLDKKVAIVTGASAGIGRASALAFAEMGASVVCAARTPDRLEKVAEQIRALGGQALAVPCDVNVSSQIEEVVAQTVKKFGRIDIIVNNAGGTAPTAALDLSQKDFEAAFHFNVGSAFLLTRLSVPHMLKAGGGSIVNISSALAHFVDVGFVAYGTAKAALSHMTRMLAFEFAPRVRVNALAVGATATDALMPFLSASEELKRQMEALTPMGRLGTPEDIAMAVLYLASPASSWVTGKIFEVDGGTIASNWPIKIPTGI